Proteins co-encoded in one Streptomyces diastaticus subsp. diastaticus genomic window:
- a CDS encoding NAD(P)/FAD-dependent oxidoreductase produces the protein MSEPGQEADVVIVGAGVAGLAAAHALTSAGVGVTVLEAATRVGGRMATETLDGYRLDRFGQPLLTPWPEAAGPLLDALPMREFAPGVLVHSQGRRTRTGEPGSARGALSAARARASAPRRVPRQRGPERPRVAHAVDGARLGSALARLAATSAERLAARPERSAAEALALRGLSPRTVDGFVRPLLSALLGDPDLSTSSRIADLTLRGYARGRLGVPAGGAGALPRYLADALPEGTVRTGVHVTAASIDSVTTKEHGTFGCRALLLATGARAAAELLPGLRVPRFHSVTVLHHAAPEPPPTGSALVLDADRSGPVAWSAALSEVDPERAPRGRALVSSTVLDVPPDGLDAEVRAQLARMYGTDTTGWELLAAHHDPEAVPAMTPPHDARRPVRVLDGLYVCGDHRDTSSVHGALTSAHRAAREILTDFGLLPPAPDVTHAAA, from the coding sequence CCCGGACAGGAAGCGGACGTCGTGATCGTGGGCGCGGGAGTCGCCGGACTCGCCGCCGCCCACGCGCTGACCAGCGCCGGCGTCGGAGTCACGGTGCTGGAGGCCGCCACACGGGTGGGCGGCAGGATGGCCACCGAAACGCTGGACGGCTACCGGCTGGACCGGTTCGGGCAGCCGCTCCTCACCCCCTGGCCCGAGGCGGCGGGCCCCCTCCTCGACGCCCTGCCGATGCGGGAGTTCGCCCCCGGCGTGCTGGTCCACAGCCAGGGGCGGCGAACCCGCACCGGTGAACCCGGGAGCGCGAGGGGCGCACTCAGTGCCGCACGCGCCCGGGCGAGCGCCCCTCGGCGGGTACCCCGGCAGCGCGGCCCCGAACGGCCCCGTGTCGCCCATGCCGTCGACGGCGCCCGGCTCGGCTCCGCCCTCGCCCGCCTCGCCGCCACTTCCGCGGAACGCCTCGCCGCGCGGCCCGAGCGCAGCGCCGCCGAGGCACTGGCCCTGCGCGGCCTCTCCCCCCGCACCGTCGACGGTTTCGTGCGCCCGCTGCTCTCCGCCCTCCTCGGTGACCCGGACCTCAGCACCTCCAGCCGCATCGCCGACCTCACCCTGCGCGGATACGCCCGTGGCCGCCTCGGTGTCCCCGCCGGCGGCGCCGGCGCGCTGCCCCGGTACCTCGCCGACGCCCTGCCCGAGGGGACCGTCCGCACCGGTGTGCACGTCACCGCCGCCTCCATCGACTCCGTCACCACCAAGGAGCACGGCACCTTCGGCTGCCGCGCCCTGCTGCTCGCCACCGGCGCCCGCGCCGCCGCCGAACTGCTGCCCGGCCTGCGCGTGCCCCGATTCCACTCGGTGACCGTGCTCCACCACGCCGCGCCCGAGCCGCCGCCCACCGGCAGCGCCCTGGTCCTGGACGCCGACCGGAGCGGGCCCGTCGCCTGGTCCGCCGCGCTCAGCGAGGTCGACCCGGAGCGCGCCCCCCGCGGCCGCGCGCTCGTCTCCTCGACCGTGCTCGACGTGCCCCCCGACGGCCTCGACGCCGAGGTCCGCGCCCAGCTCGCCCGCATGTACGGCACCGACACCACCGGCTGGGAACTGCTCGCCGCCCACCACGACCCCGAGGCGGTCCCGGCGATGACCCCGCCGCACGACGCCCGCAGGCCCGTCCGTGTCCTGGACGGCCTCTACGTCTGCGGCGACCACCGGGACACCAGCTCCGTGCACGGCGCCCTCACCTCAGCCCACCGGGCGGCACGGGAGATCCTCACCGACTTCGGCCTCCTGCCGCCCGCCCCCGACGTCACCCACGCGGCGGCCTGA
- a CDS encoding PP2C family protein-serine/threonine phosphatase — protein sequence MSGAPAPTWLRWLPVVLLVFIPLLQLLVDRPVDLGFLLGAIPPLATLAYGPFGTAVFSAAVLVLLNISTINLDRPGRGDVIAVTFVAVLSVAISWMRRRRAVQITTIRTVAEAAQLAVLPPLPPRVDVVRCAGLYRPAQRGTLVGGDFFDVRRGPYGVRALVGDVQGHGIAAVGTVTSILGAFREAVLDEEDLADVAARLDRRLVVDAADAAAGAITVARVPEGDPDSVVGEPPVGQRSDPTSGELFATALLLEFRPGSGEVGVVSCGHPAPVLLRGATAHEIEVQPAPPLGLGFAGSDRPVERDVRLQPGDRVLAVTDGVTEARNDAEVFYPLVDRAAQLAAEDPGELIAAIWRDLVGYARTIDDDVALLVFAPDPEGEEPDTGTVTGEVLESRESGGKENRGES from the coding sequence CTGAGCGGTGCGCCCGCGCCCACCTGGCTGCGGTGGCTGCCGGTGGTCCTGCTGGTCTTCATCCCGCTGCTGCAACTACTGGTGGACCGGCCGGTGGACCTGGGCTTCCTGCTCGGTGCCATCCCGCCGCTCGCCACCCTCGCCTACGGCCCGTTCGGCACCGCCGTCTTCTCCGCCGCGGTGCTGGTGCTGCTCAACATCTCGACCATCAACCTGGACCGGCCCGGCCGGGGTGACGTCATCGCCGTGACCTTCGTGGCGGTGCTCAGTGTCGCCATCTCCTGGATGCGCAGACGCCGCGCCGTCCAGATCACCACCATCCGCACCGTCGCCGAGGCCGCCCAGCTCGCCGTGCTGCCCCCGCTGCCACCCCGCGTCGACGTGGTCCGCTGCGCGGGCCTGTACCGCCCGGCCCAGCGCGGCACGCTGGTCGGCGGCGACTTCTTCGACGTACGGCGCGGCCCCTACGGCGTCCGCGCCCTCGTCGGCGACGTGCAGGGGCACGGCATCGCCGCCGTCGGCACCGTCACCTCGATCCTCGGCGCCTTCCGCGAGGCCGTCCTCGACGAGGAGGACCTCGCCGACGTGGCGGCCCGGCTCGACCGCCGGCTGGTGGTGGACGCCGCCGACGCCGCGGCCGGAGCCATCACCGTCGCCCGCGTCCCCGAGGGGGACCCCGACAGCGTCGTCGGCGAGCCGCCCGTGGGCCAGCGCTCCGACCCGACCTCCGGTGAGCTCTTCGCCACCGCGCTGCTGCTGGAGTTCCGCCCCGGCTCCGGCGAGGTCGGCGTGGTCTCCTGCGGCCATCCCGCCCCGGTCCTGCTCCGCGGCGCCACCGCCCACGAGATCGAGGTGCAGCCCGCCCCGCCGCTCGGCCTCGGCTTCGCCGGGTCCGACCGGCCCGTCGAACGCGACGTCCGCCTCCAGCCGGGTGACCGCGTGCTCGCCGTCACCGACGGCGTCACCGAGGCACGCAACGACGCCGAGGTCTTCTACCCGCTCGTCGACCGCGCCGCCCAGCTCGCCGCCGAGGACCCCGGCGAGCTGATCGCCGCCATCTGGCGCGACCTCGTCGGCTACGCCCGCACCATCGACGACGACGTGGCCCTGCTGGTCTTCGCCCCCGACCCCGAGGGTGAGGAGCCCGACACGGGCACCGTCACCGGCGAGGTGCTGGAGTCCCGCGAGAGCGGCGGCAAGGAGAACCGCGGCGAGAGCTGA
- a CDS encoding DUF4240 domain-containing protein, which translates to MDETEFWEIIDTTRERAGDDPQAHAELLVERLLEADPDAVLDFARHFEARYNRAYTWELWGAAWVLLDGASDDAFDYFRCWLIGQGREVFEGALHEPDDLADLLGPFDDEVDGDGEELGYAADEAYERLTGADTPDLGIAAAPVDPAGTPIDLEDDDALAVRFPRLWDRFAA; encoded by the coding sequence ATGGACGAGACGGAGTTCTGGGAGATCATCGACACGACGCGGGAGCGCGCCGGCGACGATCCGCAGGCCCATGCGGAGCTGCTGGTGGAACGGCTGCTCGAGGCGGACCCGGACGCCGTCCTGGACTTCGCGCGGCACTTCGAGGCCCGCTACAACCGGGCCTACACCTGGGAGCTGTGGGGTGCGGCGTGGGTGCTGCTGGACGGCGCGAGCGACGACGCGTTCGACTACTTCCGGTGCTGGCTGATCGGTCAGGGCCGGGAGGTGTTCGAGGGGGCGCTGCACGAGCCGGACGACCTGGCGGACCTGCTGGGCCCGTTCGACGACGAGGTCGACGGGGACGGCGAGGAGCTGGGCTACGCGGCCGACGAGGCGTACGAGCGGCTCACCGGGGCGGACACCCCGGACCTGGGGATCGCCGCGGCCCCGGTCGACCCGGCGGGCACGCCGATCGACCTGGAGGACGACGACGCGCTGGCGGTCCGCTTCCCCCGGCTCTGGGACCGCTTCGCGGCGTGA
- a CDS encoding SDR family oxidoreductase, with amino-acid sequence MSHTASVPAASPTALAGRVALVAGATRGAGRAFAVELGSAGATVHVTGRTTRDRISEVGRATETIEETAALVTEAGGEGIAHPTDHLDPEQVRRLAARVEDGHGRLDVLVNNTWGGEHLIPFGRALWDTPLDEGLRMLDLGVRSHLITASLLLPLLIRHPGGLHVEVTDGSAETNRRFRENVFFDLARYAPIRMALGLARDLEPHGSTAVCVTPGFLRSEQMLDGLGVREENWRDALAGQPHFAIAESPAYVARGVVALAADPDRARWNGRSVTSGTLAQEYGFTDTDGSAPDGWRYFEEVVLGGKKAGPEGYR; translated from the coding sequence ATGAGCCACACCGCGTCCGTACCCGCCGCCTCCCCGACCGCCCTCGCCGGGCGGGTCGCCCTCGTCGCCGGAGCCACCCGGGGCGCCGGGCGCGCCTTCGCCGTGGAACTGGGCTCCGCCGGCGCCACCGTCCACGTCACCGGGCGGACCACTCGGGACAGGATCTCCGAGGTCGGCCGCGCCACCGAGACGATCGAGGAGACCGCCGCCCTGGTCACCGAGGCCGGCGGCGAGGGCATCGCCCACCCCACCGACCACCTCGATCCCGAGCAGGTCCGCCGCCTCGCCGCGCGTGTGGAGGACGGGCACGGGCGGCTCGACGTCCTCGTCAACAACACCTGGGGCGGCGAGCACCTCATCCCCTTCGGCCGCGCCCTGTGGGACACCCCGCTCGACGAGGGGCTGCGGATGCTGGACCTCGGCGTCCGCTCGCACCTGATCACCGCCTCCCTGCTGCTTCCGCTGCTCATCCGCCACCCCGGCGGCCTGCACGTCGAGGTCACCGACGGAAGCGCCGAGACCAACCGGCGCTTCCGTGAGAACGTCTTCTTCGACCTCGCCAGGTACGCCCCCATCCGCATGGCGCTCGGCCTCGCCCGCGACCTCGAACCCCACGGGTCCACCGCCGTCTGCGTCACCCCGGGCTTCCTGCGCTCCGAGCAGATGCTCGACGGCTTGGGCGTGCGCGAGGAGAACTGGCGCGACGCCCTGGCCGGGCAACCCCACTTCGCCATCGCCGAGTCGCCGGCCTACGTCGCCCGCGGTGTCGTCGCCCTCGCCGCCGACCCCGACCGTGCCCGCTGGAACGGCCGGTCGGTGACCAGCGGCACCCTCGCCCAGGAGTACGGCTTCACCGACACCGACGGCTCGGCCCCCGACGGCTGGCGCTACTTCGAGGAGGTCGTCCTCGGCGGCAAGAAGGCCGGCCCGGAGGGCTACCGCTGA